A DNA window from Helianthus annuus cultivar XRQ/B chromosome 15, HanXRQr2.0-SUNRISE, whole genome shotgun sequence contains the following coding sequences:
- the LOC110911372 gene encoding SOSS complex subunit B homolog, producing the protein MLSLKDIAPSARNNINARFIILEKGTITSEGGGQNKTCLALVADESASVHFQLWNEECDAFKPGDIVHLSNGIFSYSRSNRLVLRAGKRGKVEKVGEFTMAFVESPNMSEIVWVPDPHNSGKFVQESVISPISGIFPPLV; encoded by the coding sequence ATGCTATCTTTGAAAGACATCGCGCCATCAGCAAGAAACAACATAAACGCACGGTTCATAATTTTGGAGAAAGGGACTATAACGTCAGAAGGAGGTGGTCAAAACAAGACATGTTTGGCATTGGTTGCAGACGAGTCTGCATCGGTTCACTTTCAACTATGGAATGAAGAGTGCGACGCATTTAAACCTGGAGACATTGTGCATTTGTCAAATGGCATATTCTCTTACAGTCGAAGCAATCGTTTGGTGCTACGAGCCGGGAAAAGGGGCAAGGTAGAAAAGGTGGGAGAGTTTACAATGGCGTTTGTGGAGTCCCCGAATATGAGCGAGATTGTGTGGGTCCCGGATCCACATAACTCGGGTAAATTTGTACAAGAGTCTGTTATTTCTCCCATTTCAGGTATATTCCCACCATTAGTTTAG